The genomic interval AAACGAGCGTGCCTCATTGGAGAGCACCCGGGCGGAGCTGTCGCGAGTCACCGAACGCGCAGCGGTGCTTGAGTCGCAGCTGGAGCAGGCCCGTGCGGATTGGGAGTCGCGGCTCACGAGCACGACCGCGCTCCTCACCGAGTCAACGGCCTTGCTCGATGCCGAGCGCACGGCGAAGGACTCGCTGGAGTCGAAACTCGCCGAGACGACGACTCAGCTCGACTCGGCGCGGGCGAACACCGCGGAGCTGGAGTCGCGACTCTCGGAGACGGCGTCTCAGCTCGGTGTGCACCGGAACGACACCATCGAGCTGGAGCTGAAGCTGACCGAGACGGTGGCTCAGCTCGATACGCACCGGAACGACCTCGTGGTGCTGGAGTCGCGATTCCAGGAGACGACCGCCCAGCTCGACTCTCAGCGGACGGTGGCCAACGGGCTGGAATCGAAGCTCTCCAGCACGCTGTCTCTGTTGGAGGAAGTGCGCGCGAGCAAGGACGACCTGGAGGCCCGGCTCTCTGAGTCCGCCTCCCTGCTCGACGCCACTCGGACCGCCAAGGACGCGGTGGAATCGAAGCTCGAAGCCCGTGTCGCCGAACTCGAGTCCGCCGCCACGGAGAGCGGCGCCACCGTCCAGTCACTGCAAGAGCGCGCCACCCGCGCCGAAGCGGAGCGCGAGCGCCTCCAGTCCGACCTGACCGTCGCCCGTGCCGCCCGGGTCCGGCTGGAGGGGCGCATCACCGCCCTCGAGACCGCGTCCACCGACGCCGTGCGGATGCTCGACACCGAGCGCGCCGAGCGAACCCACGTCGCCGCGGCGCTCGAAGAGGCACGCCGCCAGCTCCAGCAGCGCGATGGCTCCACCTCCGACCGCCTCACCACGCTCCGCACCGAACTCACGCGCCTCCAGGAGCAGACCCAGGCCCTCACCGCGGAGAAGCAAGAGCTCCTCAACGACCGCTTCGAGCGCACCCGCCTCGAATCCCTCGTGAAGGACCTGCAATCGCGCTTGTCCGAGATGGAGGCCGAGCGCACCGAGCTCCTCAAGGCCCTCGAGGAGCTCAAGGCCTCCGCCCAGCCGGAGGCCGTCCTGGAGATGGCCGCCGAAATGGAACAACTCCAGACCCAGGTGGAGTTGCTCCAGGACCAGCTCAAGGCCCAGGAGACGGAGTTGGCCACCCTGCGCCGTCAGGCGGCCCGCGCGGGTGGCAACCCCGTCCAGGACCTCTACGACGACCGGGCCAACGCGGAGCTCAACACGGTGAAGAGCGAGATGTCCCGGCGCACCAGCCCCCCTCCGCCAGGAGGCTCGACCGCGCGCACGCCCACCATCCCCCAGGTCAAGCCCCCGCGCGGCGCCGTGCCGGCGCTCGACATGCCCCCTCCGTCCTCTCCGAAAAAGGCGGACGAGCACGAATGAGGGGCCGCGACTAGGATTGCGCTCGTGGACGTCCGCGAGCGCATCTTCAAGTACCAGGGCCTGGGCAATGACTTCGTCGTCCTCGACCGCCGCCGGTCCGGGGTGGACATCGACGCGGAGACCTCGCGCTGGATGTGTGACCGCAGGCTGGGCATCGGCGCGGACGGAGTGCTCGCGCTCCTGCCCTCCGGGCAGGGCCTGGCCCGGATGGTCGTCCACAACGCCGATGGCAGCATCGCGGAGATGTGCGGCAACGGCCTGCGCTGCGCCGTGAAGTACCTGGTCGACCACTCCGGAGCACACCCCGGACGCCTCGATGTGGAGACGGGCGCGGGCGTGCTCACCTGCGTGCCCGGCTATGGCGATGGGGGCGTCGTCGCCGTGGACATCTCCATGGGCCCCGCGCGGCTCGTCGCGCCCAACCTTCCCTCGGGCATCACCGGGCGTCCCTTCCTGGATTCACCGCTGCCCGGGTACCCGGAGCTGCGCGCCTCCGCGGTGAGCATGGGCAACCCCCACC from Myxococcus stipitatus carries:
- the dapF gene encoding diaminopimelate epimerase, translating into MDVRERIFKYQGLGNDFVVLDRRRSGVDIDAETSRWMCDRRLGIGADGVLALLPSGQGLARMVVHNADGSIAEMCGNGLRCAVKYLVDHSGAHPGRLDVETGAGVLTCVPGYGDGGVVAVDISMGPARLVAPNLPSGITGRPFLDSPLPGYPELRASAVSMGNPHLVLLDRPLEDAARLGPELERHPGFKDRTNVEFVRVEENGLTVVVWERGCGLTQACGTGACASAVAAVLAGRLPADTWLRVTLPGGDLGIRVPADLSDIRLRGPVAFVFEGVVALPSGR